From a region of the Malania oleifera isolate guangnan ecotype guangnan chromosome 12, ASM2987363v1, whole genome shotgun sequence genome:
- the LOC131144709 gene encoding uncharacterized protein LOC131144709 isoform X2, with amino-acid sequence MDDVVATSGSLIGNSATTTTSSSSSSSSSSAFNNYPLLSALLAFAIAQFIKFFTAWYKERRWDLKQLIGSGGMPSSHSATVTALAVAVGFQDGFGGSVFATALVLACVVMYDAFGVRLHAGRQAEVLNQIVYELPAEHPLADSRPLRELLGHTPRQVLAGGLLGLSTATVAHLITVAISQG; translated from the exons ATGGATGATGTCGTGGCTACATCAGGATCGTTGATCGGGAACTCTGCGACTACTACTACTTCCTCCTCCTCgtcttcttcatcttcctctGCTTTCAACAATTACCCGCTCCTCTCTGCTCTTCTCGCTTTCGCCATCGCCCAATTCATCAAGTTCTTCACCGCctg GTATAAGGAAAGAAGATGGGATCTAAAGCAACTTATTGGATCTGGTGGGATGCCATCGTCCCATTCTGCCACAGTCACTGCTCTGGCTGTAGCAGTAGGGTTCCAAGATGGCTTTGGAGGATCTGTATTTGCGACGGCACTGGTCTTAGCATGTGTT GTGATGTATGATGCATTTGGTGTGAGACTACATGCTGGGCGCCAAGCAGAG GTTTTGAATCAAATTGTGTACGAGCTTCCTGCTGAACATCCCCTGGCTGACAGCAGACCACTACGCGAGCTTCTTGGCCATACCCCTCGTCAG GTTCTCGCTGGCGGGTTGCTGGGGCTTTCTACAGCAACTGTGGCCCACTTGATCACCGTAGCTATAAGTCAAGGCTGA
- the LOC131144709 gene encoding uncharacterized protein LOC131144709 isoform X1 — translation MDDVVATSGSLIGNSATTTTSSSSSSSSSSAFNNYPLLSALLAFAIAQFIKFFTAWYKERRWDLKQLIGSGGMPSSHSATVTALAVAVGFQDGFGGSVFATALVLACVVMYDAFGVRLHAGRQAEVLNQIVYELPAEHPLADSRPLRELLGHTPRSRWRVAGAFYSNCGPLDHRSYKSRLIHYVLSAVAVSDLTRILLHDRNVAPIFLQEYSLSHV, via the exons ATGGATGATGTCGTGGCTACATCAGGATCGTTGATCGGGAACTCTGCGACTACTACTACTTCCTCCTCCTCgtcttcttcatcttcctctGCTTTCAACAATTACCCGCTCCTCTCTGCTCTTCTCGCTTTCGCCATCGCCCAATTCATCAAGTTCTTCACCGCctg GTATAAGGAAAGAAGATGGGATCTAAAGCAACTTATTGGATCTGGTGGGATGCCATCGTCCCATTCTGCCACAGTCACTGCTCTGGCTGTAGCAGTAGGGTTCCAAGATGGCTTTGGAGGATCTGTATTTGCGACGGCACTGGTCTTAGCATGTGTT GTGATGTATGATGCATTTGGTGTGAGACTACATGCTGGGCGCCAAGCAGAG GTTTTGAATCAAATTGTGTACGAGCTTCCTGCTGAACATCCCCTGGCTGACAGCAGACCACTACGCGAGCTTCTTGGCCATACCCCTC GTTCTCGCTGGCGGGTTGCTGGGGCTTTCTACAGCAACTGTGGCCCACTTGATCACCGTAGCTATAAGTCAAGGCTGATACATTATGTGCTGTCAGCTGTTGCTGTTTCTGATCTCACTCGGATCCTTCTGCATGATAGAAATGTAGCTCCCATATTCTTACAGGAGTATAGTCTTTCTCATGTCTAA
- the LOC131144708 gene encoding uncharacterized protein LOC131144708 produces the protein MEGIDENLRAPLPGVFLSPLKHPSIEFAAFVSAMGVLGFMRGFNGLPSRGWRIEGHPLEYIQRRGLSDSKKNFFNGDDGVLPVLIVGAGPVGLVLSILLAKLGIKCAVLEKSKKFSRHPQAHFVNNRSMEVFRKLDGLAEEIQRSQPPVDLWRKFIYCTSLSGSILGSVDHMQPQDFEQIVSPVSVAHFSQYKLIGLLHRQLESLHFHICTGEGLEEFNHASLREGNILMGHECVSIDTSNHYVTVTASCLREGKHIERKIQCHILVGTDGAGSTVRKLAGVGMRGQKDLQKLVSVHFLSRDLGQYLLNERPGMLFFIFNPEVIGVLVAHDLKQGEFVLQMPFYPPQQKLEDFDFEMCEKLIFKLVGQELSDVEVIDIKPWVMHAEVADKFASHGTRIILAGDAAHRFPPAGGFGMNTGIQDAHNLAWKLGAVVKGVAPSTILYTYETERRPIALFNTALSVQNFRAAMAVPTALGLNPTIANSVHGVVSNGVGSILPLGLQSAILEGIFSLGRAQLSESFLNESNLLGSLRLAKVRHILEKGQSLQLQFPAEDLGFRYLEGALVPDSDGVPNAPEVPTGRRRDYIPSAHPGSRLPHMNLRVLSKLPSEETFSTLDLVCADRVEFLLIIAPAKESYCIARAAFKVAEEFKVSARVCIMWPHDTPTSSEVGSRPALEPWENFIDVVEVGGISSSLSWWNLCQMTDKGAILVRPDEHIAWCAKAGVTGDPIFELKRVFSAILGVKET, from the exons ATGGAAGGCATCGATGAAAACCTGAGGGCTCCACTTCCAGGAGTCTTCCTGTCCCCGCTTAAGCACCCGTCAATTGAATTTGCTGCTTTTGTTTCAGCTAtgggggttttagggtttatgagaGGGTTTAACGGCCTCCCCAGCAGAGGATGGAGGATCGAAGGTCACCCATTGGAGTATATTCAGAGGAGAGGGTTATCAGACTCCAAGAAGAATTTCTTCAACGGCGACGATGGGGTTCTTCCGGTTCTGATCGTCGGCGCTGGACCCGTCGGTCTTGTTCTCTCCATACTACTCGCCAAATTGG GGATCAAATGTGCTGTTTTGGAGAAAAGTAAGAAGTTTTCTAGACACCCACAGGCACACTTTGTCAACAATCGATCTATGGAG GTTTTTCGCAAATTGGATGGTTTGGCAGAGGAGATTCAGAGGTCTCAACCACCTGTGGATTTGTGGAGGAAATTTATATACTGCACATCACTTTCTGGTTCTATTCTTGGGTCAGTAGACCATATGCAACCTCAAG ATTTTGAGCAAATTGTCAGCCCAGTGTCTGTTGCCCACTTTTCACAATACAAATTGATCGGGTTACTTCATAGGCAGCTTGAAAGTCTCCACTTCCACATTTGTACTGGTGAAGGGTTAGAAGAGTTTAATCATGCCTCCCTAAGGGAAGGGAATATTTTAATGGGGCATGAGTGTGTATCCATCGATACTAGTAACCATTATGTTACTGTGACTGCATCTTGTCTTAGGGAAGGGAAACATATAGAGAGAAAAATCCAGTGTCATATCCTTGTTGGTACAGATGGTGCCGGAAGCACAGTAAGAAAGCTTGCAGGAGTAGGCATGAGAGGCCAGAAGGACTTGCAGAAGCTTGTCAGTGTTCATTTTTTGAGCCGGGACCTGGGACAGTACCTGCTTAATGAGAGACCTGGTAtgctattctttattttcaatccAGAAGTTATAGGGGTTCTTGTTGCTCACGATCTCAAGCAAGGAGAATTTGTATTGCAG ATGCCATTTTATCCACCTCAGCAAAAACTAGAAGATTTCGATTTTGAG ATGTGTGAGAAATTGATCTTCAAACTGGTTGGTCAAGAGCTTTCAGATGTAGAGGTTATTGACATAAAGCCATGGGTGATGCATGCTGAAGTTGCTGATAAGTTTGCATCCCACGGCACCCGAATAATACTTGCTGGTGATGCTGCTCACCGTTTTCCCCCAGCTGGTGGTTTTG GAATGAATACTGGCATTCAGGATGCTCATAATCTTGCCTGGAAATTAGGTGCAGTAGTGAAGGGTGTTGCACCATCAACAATTCTTTACACATATGAAACAGAACGTAGACCG ATTGCACTTTTCAATACGGCACTTAGCGTTCAAAATTTTAGAGCCGCCATGGCAGTTCCCACTGCACTCGGTCTCAATCCTACTATTGCAAACTCAG TGCATGGAGTCGTCAGTAATGGGGTTGGTTCAATTTTACCACTTGGACTACAGAGTGCAATTTTAGAGGGCATTTTCTCCTTAGGTCGCGCACAACTTTCAGAGTCTTTTCTGAATGAAAGTAACCTGCTTGGATCTTTGAGGCTTGCTAAAGTAAGACATATTTTAGAAAAAGGACAGAGCCTTCAGCTGCAGTTTCCTGCCGAGGATCTTGGCTTTAG ATACCTTGAAGGAGCACTTGTTCCTGACAGTGATGGCGTTCCCAATGCCCCAGAAGTACCTACTGGCCGTCGAAGGGACTATATTCCCTCTGCACATCCAGGGTCAAGGCTACCACATATGAACCTGAGGGTCTTATCGAAGTTGCCAAGTGAG GAGACATTTTCTACACTTGATCTTGTGTGTGCTGATAGAGTAGAGTTCCTTCTCATCATAGCACCAGCAAAGGAGTCCTATTGTATAGCTCGTGCCGCATTCAAGGTGGCTGAGGAATTTAAAGTTTCTGCCAGGGTGTGCATTATGTGGCCTCATGATACTCCTACTTCAAGTGAAGTAGGAAGTAGGCCAGCATTGGAGCCTTGGGAGAATTTCATAGATGTTGTTGAAGTTGGGGGCATATCATCTTCATTGTCATGGTGGAATTTGTGTCAGATGACAGACAAAGGAGCTATTTTAGTTAGACCCGATGAGCACATTGCCTGGTGCGCAAAGGCAGGAGTTACTGGGGATCCTATTTTTGAGTTGAAAAGGGTTTTCTCTGCTATTTTGGGAGTGAAGGAAACCTAG